CTAACTGCGTTAACCCGAACGCATTCTCAAAGCTCTTTCCGTTTGCCCTCAAACGCCCAAAGACAAACAGGACAACTCAACAGAACACATGCAGCTCCATGCGGGATGGAAGCCGCTGCAGCCACCCTTAGACAAAGATACCGGACAATACTGTGCCCTGGAACATCCTGGAAACAAACCCCAACGAAGGATTGGCAACAAAGGCCAGGACTAGGCCAGCCCGAGCGTTTCATCGGCCATTCGTGGGGATCGCTGATGTCCGACGACATGCATTCAGCTATCTATTTATGGGAGTTACATTCGCTGCGTCGACCCTGTCGACCTATCGCCTACATACGTTGTCGCGGGCTTATTTCCAGAAAAGCGAGTCTGTCCAACATAGGCAGTTCGATTCTTGCGTAGACACGGGAACTTGAAATTTTTACCATCAAGAGGAGATACTGTACCGGATACGATACGTTCAGAACGTTTTCGAGCTTTGATGGTGGCCGTACAAACGAAGAACGAGAATCATGTTAAATTACGGTTTTCTCCTGCATGTGAGTACAAAGAAAGCCCCGACTATCACGATCCATGTCCAATACGCATGGATCAACCCTCGAGCTCTCTTGACTGATTCGCTCTCAAGGTATAGTGGCATGCACTATATACGAGTCTTTGTACAGTTGCATTGAAATTGTAACATGGCTTCGTCAGGGCCTTAACGGTGCATTCTAACTCGCTCGGTTGGATAACCCGGACGATAATGTTGTGCAACCGGCAAGCTTTAATTGGAAATTAGTCCCTATTCCCCGGATTCTCGATCCTCAGCTGGGCTGTACGGAGTGTCTTGTTTGGTTTCGCTTTGGGGTGCTCACTGCAGCTTCTACCGACTGATGGTGTATCCGGAATTGACCATTCAGTCACAGTACCGACTTCATGTACCTTCCTTTGAGAAGGAAACAGAATCCTGTGGAGCTCGAGCCCCAGAAACCTCTGTCGATTTGACTTCTCCTACTGCAGTCCAGTATCGACTATTGACTGACCTTTGTCTGCTATCCATGTCCTGCATGTCGGTATCAAGGTTGAACGAGGGTGGCGTGAGGACCATGCTTCCATTCAATTAGCTGCAGCTTGAAGATCCTCCTATTCTGTGGACCGGCAATACTCGCCTCAAACCTGTGCAAGGGTGAAAGAATCCGCCGCTGCTAGCCTTCCAAAAACACGGCTACATGTGATGAGATTAACTTTGCTGTTTGGGTAACACGATTAGCCAGGAACAGGCCGATTCGGTTATAAAAGAGTCCTCTCGTCGACCTTTCTCAGTCCTTCAGTCCAGCAACAGTCAGTCATTCGTTACATACCATCCAACTGTCACTTTACGACACTTCAAGCCTCTATCCTTAATCAACCAATATTGTCAATATGCGTTTGACTCAGGCTCTCATTGCCCTCGTCGTCACTGGCCTCGCCAACGCTCAAATCCCCAATGTCCCCTCCTGCTCGCTCCAATGCTTTCTCAGCTCCCTAACCAACGATGGATGCTCCGACCTGACTGACTTCGCCTGTCACTGCGCCAAGCCCCAGCTCCCCAAGGAAATCACTCCATGCGTGGAGAAAGCCTGTAGTGAGGCTGACCAGTCCGGTGCGCCATCTTTCATCCATCTAGCCACATTCAATGGATACAAGCTAATAAGAAACAGCCGTCTCCAGCGCCGTCGTCCAGGAGTGCTCCGCCGCCGGCCACCCCATCTCCCTCCCCCCCGTTGGCGGCAACGTTGGCCGCTCTGAAGTTACCGCTACCGCGTCGTCtgcctcttcctctgctgtCGGTGACGCCCCTTCGTCCGTTATCGCTTCTtcatctgctgcggtcaccGGCAGCTCTTCCTCGGGCGTTATCCCCTCGGCTTCTGCATCATCTAGCTACTCCGGCTCGGCTAGCCCACCTGCTTTCACCGGCGCTGCTTCGAACATGAAGTGCTCTCTTGCTGGTGCTGcagctgttgctgctgtcgcTGTCTATGCTGTGTAAGCTGGAATTTTGAGGTAATAGATGGAAGAGGGGATGTGTACCGATATTTACGGTTTCATTATCATTCTCTGTTGCCTGAGGGTTACACTCTTTATTGCTATGTAGTAATTGAAAATCGTTCCTTAATCACTTTATTTAAATTGAGTGCGTGTATTCCTCGACGTTCTATTTCCAGTAGGTACATGCAGCACTGAGAAGCGGCCATCCGTATCGGCATTATTCACATTTTCATACACAAAACACGTAGCTCTTAAAGTCCTCCAAATACCCACGATTCTTTAGCACAGCCACCCATCTACCCAACTCCAGGGACCATCAGCGCAAGAGagtatccatatccatatccagaCCACTGCGCAAACAACCCTAACCATTACCATCGCAGTCACGACAGACCACACTCACCCCAAACCATGGCAACTCAGTTACCCTCCTCGTAACCACTATCAACCTCAGACTCAGGAGAACTAGGATTCGCGCGCTCGTGGGGAATCATCGCGTCGAGAGCAAGAGGGTCAGAGGATTCACCGTCAGCGTCGTACTCCTGGTCCGGTTCGTTGGTGCGGGTGGAGTCACAAGGGAAGTCGTTGTCATTGTCGTTCTCGGTCCCAGTGCCGTTGACATCGCCGTTGACGTTGGTGGCATTGCTGCTGCCTTTGCCGTTACCGTTGATGTtaatgttgatgttgatgttgacgTTGACGTCATTagagctgctggcctcgttGGAGGCGGCGCGCATATTCTCGCGTTCTTGAGGCTGGACGCAGTCGCCGAAGCTCTGGCAGAGGGCGTCGAAGGATGCGAGGGCTTTGCCGTAGGCTTCGCTATTTGATGTCTTCGCGCGAGCTGGGAATGTGATGGGAGATGGGAAGGGAATCGAGACGCCAATGCCAATCTTACTGGCGCTGGTATCACGGGTAGAAGTCTCGCGCTTGGACCGGCCAGGTGAGGACAAAGGAAGGGTGATACCAGCGTTAGTGGCACTAGAGCTCTGACGAGTCTGACGAGGGGGAGACGGCATGGGAAGGCTAGGGGTACTAGTAGTAGCACTGGCACTGGAGTTACCCTCACGGACAGAGTTCAAGCGGTTCTGACGGGCCTGGACGTACTGTTGGCGACGGGCGGGGGCACCAGAGTCCTCAACGCCGGGGGAGTCAGGCTCGAGGGCAGGGCTGGAGCTACCGGCCATGTACTTGTTCCAGTACTCGTCTTCTTTCTTGTCCTGTTCGAGATCGTACTCTTCCTTCCCTGTTTTTCTATTAGCTTTGACTAATCTAAGGAAATAAGGAAATGAAAGGGAGATGAACATCTAGCTTCATGAATCCCCATCATCTCCTGTATACGCTTCAACATAGCCTCGAACACCTTCTCAGCCGTCAAACCGGCCTGAGTGTACTTGCCCTCCTCCACGCCAGGGCGCTTTCCAGCAGCGCCACCACGATAACCACTCGCGGCCTCGCTCTTCCAGAAATGCAACGCCGCATACGCATCCGTGTCGCCATCATAATCTTCAGCCTCAGTCTCAGCATCCTCAGTAACAGCTTCGGAGGCAACGGCAACAGCCGCGGCCGTGGGAGTGGTAGTGATAGCATCAGAAACGCGACGTTCAGCGAGTGGGCCTGAGATCACGGCGTCTTTTCCGTCGTCGCCATCGCCAGTGTACTCAACGATATCTTCGATGTATTCGACAGTGGGGCCTTCGGAGTCAGATTCAGCTTTGGACTCAGAGGGGGAGGAGAAAGCGGCGGTGGTAGTTTGGCCGTTGTTGACGGTCTCCCAGCCGTGCGAGATAGAGTCTGGGGCTGAGGTGCTGGGGGAGTTGTTTTTGATGTTGTCAGGCATGTTAAATTGCGTTGGTAGTAAGTATTAGAGAAAATAGGGCTATTTTGGACAAAGTGGTTAACGATGGGGTgcaagaaggatgggaaaaTCACTAAGAATGAGAAGGGCGatggagagagaaagagaattgAAAGAGGACAGAAGGAATAGTGTGAACAGAAAGTTCTTTTACTGCAGGAGCAGTGAACAGTGAATGAGAAGAGGCATAAACTTCTTTTTGCACTCTTTACTGTACCTATGGTTGCTATGCCAAATGCTTC
The sequence above is a segment of the Aspergillus chevalieri M1 DNA, chromosome 6, nearly complete sequence genome. Coding sequences within it:
- a CDS encoding CFEM domain-containing protein (COG:S;~EggNog:ENOG410PTHB;~InterPro:IPR008427;~PFAM:PF05730;~SECRETED:SignalP(1-18)), with the protein product MRLTQALIALVVTGLANAQIPNVPSCSLQCFLSSLTNDGCSDLTDFACHCAKPQLPKEITPCVEKACSEADQSAVSSAVVQECSAAGHPISLPPVGGNVGRSEVTATASSASSSAVGDAPSSVIASSSAAVTGSSSSGVIPSASASSSYSGSASPPAFTGAASNMKCSLAGAAAVAAVAVYAV